The proteins below come from a single Bdellovibrionales bacterium genomic window:
- the kdpA gene encoding potassium-transporting ATPase subunit KdpA, producing MKLQDGMQFGFFLAVLTILTPLLGGWMAKVFSGQHHFLSKPLGWLERLVYRCSFVDEREEMDWKQYALAVMLFSISGIVSVMILLMAQASLPLNPQNLPNLSWHLAFNTAVSFITNTNWQSYGGESTMSYFSQMAALAVHNFVSAATGIAIFLAFARAISRMQAKTIGNFWVDLTRSTVYVLLPMSFVYALFLISQGAIQTFSAYLDVLGLDGVKQTLALGPVASQEAIKMIGTNGGGFFNANSAHPFENPTPLTNFIQMLSIFMIPAALTFVYGKMVGARRHGWAIFAAMMTMFVVLTTISYQSEYVNNPVFNQSAMMEGKETRFGVGSSILFSSVTTAASCGAVNAMHSSLSPISGGIAMLNMMLGEVVFGGVGAGMYGMLIFIILTVFLAGLMVGRTPEYLGKKIEAWDMKMVTLAILLPSAVILFFSGISMVLPVGLSSLANKGPHGFSEIVYAFTSAGANNGSAFAGLNANTVYYNVMLAIAMFVGRFGIILPFLAVCGNLAAKKYAPPSSGTFPTDNFLFVFLLIAVIFIVGALTFFPALTLGPIVEQLLMLKGTTF from the coding sequence ATGAAATTACAAGATGGAATGCAGTTTGGTTTTTTTCTAGCGGTGCTGACGATTCTCACGCCACTCTTAGGTGGCTGGATGGCGAAAGTCTTTTCGGGTCAACATCATTTTCTTTCAAAACCGTTGGGCTGGCTGGAGCGTCTGGTTTATCGTTGCTCGTTCGTTGATGAACGAGAAGAGATGGACTGGAAACAATATGCTTTAGCAGTGATGCTCTTTAGTATCTCCGGCATTGTTTCTGTGATGATTCTTTTGATGGCACAAGCTTCGTTGCCATTGAATCCTCAAAACCTACCGAACCTCTCTTGGCATTTAGCTTTCAACACCGCCGTCAGTTTTATTACTAATACGAACTGGCAATCTTATGGCGGTGAAAGCACAATGAGCTATTTCTCTCAGATGGCGGCGCTGGCCGTTCATAATTTTGTGAGTGCCGCAACGGGGATCGCCATTTTTTTGGCTTTCGCCCGTGCCATTAGCCGTATGCAAGCTAAAACGATCGGTAACTTTTGGGTCGATTTAACCCGTTCGACTGTTTATGTGCTTCTGCCAATGTCTTTTGTCTATGCTTTGTTTTTGATTAGCCAAGGGGCTATTCAAACTTTCTCAGCCTATTTAGATGTTTTAGGTTTGGATGGAGTGAAGCAGACGCTGGCTCTGGGACCTGTTGCATCTCAAGAAGCTATTAAAATGATCGGAACGAATGGGGGTGGATTCTTCAATGCGAATTCAGCTCATCCATTTGAAAATCCGACTCCGCTGACGAACTTCATTCAAATGCTATCAATATTTATGATCCCTGCAGCTTTAACTTTCGTTTACGGAAAAATGGTCGGTGCTAGAAGACATGGCTGGGCGATCTTTGCAGCGATGATGACGATGTTTGTCGTTTTAACGACAATCTCTTACCAGTCTGAGTATGTGAATAATCCCGTTTTCAATCAAAGTGCCATGATGGAGGGTAAAGAAACTCGCTTCGGTGTGGGTAGCAGTATTTTATTCTCATCTGTGACGACGGCGGCGTCTTGTGGTGCCGTCAATGCCATGCACTCAAGTCTGTCTCCGATTTCGGGCGGTATCGCCATGCTGAACATGATGCTTGGTGAGGTCGTCTTTGGCGGTGTTGGTGCCGGAATGTATGGCATGTTGATATTTATCATTTTGACCGTATTCCTTGCGGGGCTGATGGTTGGACGTACGCCAGAGTATCTTGGTAAAAAAATTGAAGCCTGGGATATGAAGATGGTGACGCTCGCGATTCTTTTGCCGAGTGCTGTGATCTTATTCTTTTCGGGAATTTCAATGGTATTGCCGGTTGGGCTTTCGAGCCTGGCGAATAAAGGACCCCACGGCTTTAGTGAGATTGTCTATGCCTTTACCTCGGCTGGTGCCAATAACGGAAGCGCATTTGCAGGGCTTAATGCGAATACGGTTTATTACAATGTCATGCTGGCTATCGCGATGTTTGTCGGCCGCTTCGGTATTATTTTACCTTTCCTAGCAGTCTGTGGAAATTTGGCCGCGAAGAAGTATGCTCCGCCTTCCAGCGGCACATTCCCAACGGATAATTTCTTGTTTGTATTCCTGCTGATCGCCGTCATCTTTATCGTCGGTGCTTTGACATTCTTCCCGGCGCTGACTCTCGGTCCGATTGTTGAACAACTTCTTATGCTGAAAGGGACAACCTTTTAG
- the kdpF gene encoding K(+)-transporting ATPase subunit F has product MGFEFVIGGIVSVGLFVYLVYALFNAEKL; this is encoded by the coding sequence ATGGGCTTTGAGTTTGTTATTGGTGGAATCGTTTCCGTGGGATTATTCGTGTATCTTGTGTATGCACTTTTTAATGCGGAAAAGCTCTAA
- a CDS encoding porin, whose translation MKLLIFTLAVLFTFKAQAQTEALEKPLEFSGYFDMYYQTDANQQLRTPGRIFDARNNVAQVNLAELSFKKTKGQVQFRGDLAFGEMVDTLVGVDPTAAVSTANADPSKNITQAILTYTPSAVNGFTLTAGKFYSYLGFEVTHAKDNWNYSRSYTYNYGIPFWHEGVSIGYAFIPGKLTGTVYVLNAWDGRIANEQNKSATLGASINWTPVEGASLIYNYIGGAEGTDSGSVKIVHELNGSYAFNSLLSLAFDMISGQQTHVTATTDAKWSAYTIYAKMSFTPWYTLSPRYEVFDDTDGFALGQGIVQKITSVTLSNNFILADGLEARFEVRNDKSNVASTYFKNKDGQNSDGDMTTAVALLYGF comes from the coding sequence ATGAAATTATTAATTTTTACCCTGGCTGTTCTATTCACCTTTAAAGCTCAAGCGCAAACAGAGGCTCTCGAGAAACCCCTCGAATTCTCTGGCTACTTTGATATGTACTACCAGACCGATGCGAACCAACAGCTTCGCACCCCCGGAAGAATCTTTGATGCCCGAAATAATGTGGCTCAAGTCAATCTCGCGGAGTTGTCTTTTAAAAAGACAAAAGGCCAAGTGCAATTCCGTGGTGACCTCGCTTTTGGCGAAATGGTTGATACTCTGGTTGGCGTAGATCCGACAGCAGCAGTTAGTACCGCAAACGCAGATCCATCCAAAAACATCACCCAGGCAATCTTGACTTACACCCCTTCCGCGGTGAACGGATTCACACTCACTGCCGGTAAGTTCTATTCTTATCTTGGCTTTGAGGTGACCCATGCGAAAGACAATTGGAATTACTCCCGCAGTTATACTTATAACTATGGCATTCCTTTCTGGCATGAAGGCGTGAGCATCGGATATGCCTTTATCCCCGGAAAACTCACAGGAACAGTTTATGTTTTAAACGCTTGGGATGGTCGTATTGCCAATGAACAAAACAAATCCGCGACTCTCGGAGCCAGTATCAATTGGACTCCTGTCGAGGGCGCCAGCTTGATTTATAACTACATTGGCGGCGCTGAAGGTACCGACTCTGGCTCCGTAAAAATCGTGCATGAACTCAATGGCAGCTATGCATTTAACAGTCTTTTGAGTCTAGCTTTTGACATGATTAGCGGACAACAAACTCATGTGACAGCAACAACAGACGCGAAATGGAGTGCTTATACAATCTACGCTAAGATGAGCTTCACACCCTGGTACACTTTAAGTCCCCGCTATGAAGTCTTCGACGACACCGACGGATTTGCTCTGGGGCAGGGAATTGTGCAGAAAATCACTTCTGTCACACTCAGCAACAACTTTATTTTGGCAGACGGCTTAGAAGCCCGCTTTGAAGTCCGCAACGACAAATCGAACGTTGCAAGCACGTACTTTAAAAATAAAGACGGTCAAAATTCCGACGGCGACATGACAACGGCAGTTGCCCTTCTCTATGGTTTTTAG
- a CDS encoding peptidyl-prolyl cis-trans isomerase produces MAKFSHILVTHQYEAEDVLKLLAKGRPFDELARRFSKCPSAESGGDLGDLKPGRADEDFEDAAFALKPGQHSAKPVRTKFGYHIILRHD; encoded by the coding sequence ATGGCGAAATTCTCACATATTCTTGTGACCCACCAATATGAAGCAGAAGATGTTTTGAAGTTGCTGGCGAAGGGGCGTCCTTTTGACGAACTCGCGCGGCGTTTTTCGAAGTGTCCTTCTGCAGAAAGTGGCGGCGACCTCGGCGATCTCAAGCCCGGCCGCGCGGATGAGGATTTCGAAGACGCCGCGTTTGCCTTAAAGCCGGGGCAGCATAGCGCAAAGCCTGTCAGAACCAAGTTTGGATATCACATTATTCTTCGCCATGACTAA
- a CDS encoding aldehyde dehydrogenase family protein: MKIEQLFQAQKKHSLYWRTAPLNERKESLRKLGLYIESHQREICEAMYADFGKPELEVLMTEIYPALQEIRYALKKLNKWTKPQKVPATMLLAGTKNYLYSEPKGVVLVIAPWNYPFNLAIIPLVAALAAGNCVILKPSEMTPKTSEFMEKMLNELFPANQVLTVLGGKEVSTELLALPFDHIFFTGSTQVGKVVMNAASKHLSDVTLELGGKSPTIVDNTADLEAAAQKIAWGKFVNAGQTCVAPDYLMIQSEIYPMFIEKLKKHIEILYRSPEKDLARVISSHHLQRLSQMFNEALEKGGKLVTGGQFDYQKNMLSPTVVETSLPSIQIMNEEIFGPLLPVLKFTTLNEVIQFVNDRPKPLAFYMFSKSSENIDLVLKSTTAGGVCINDVLLHFANHHLPFGGIGDSGLGNYHGEFGFKTFSHTKAVLKQSWLGKVTAVVYPPYMPWKVKIAKFLIRWGI; encoded by the coding sequence ATGAAGATCGAACAGCTTTTCCAGGCACAAAAGAAGCACTCTCTGTATTGGCGAACCGCCCCCCTCAATGAACGTAAAGAGAGCCTCCGCAAACTGGGACTCTACATTGAGTCTCATCAACGTGAAATTTGCGAGGCCATGTATGCTGATTTCGGTAAACCGGAATTAGAAGTTCTAATGACCGAGATCTATCCGGCCCTGCAAGAGATCCGTTACGCGCTAAAAAAACTCAATAAGTGGACAAAGCCTCAAAAAGTACCGGCAACGATGCTACTAGCCGGCACGAAAAACTATCTTTACTCGGAACCAAAAGGCGTCGTGCTGGTCATCGCTCCTTGGAATTATCCTTTTAACCTCGCCATCATTCCCCTCGTCGCGGCCTTGGCTGCCGGAAACTGCGTGATTCTTAAACCTTCTGAGATGACTCCGAAAACCAGCGAGTTTATGGAGAAAATGCTCAATGAACTTTTCCCGGCCAATCAAGTCCTCACGGTTCTTGGCGGGAAAGAGGTTTCAACCGAACTCCTTGCTTTGCCTTTTGATCATATCTTCTTCACCGGCAGCACCCAGGTTGGAAAAGTCGTCATGAACGCCGCCAGCAAACATCTTAGTGACGTCACTCTTGAATTGGGTGGCAAATCGCCGACGATTGTCGATAACACCGCGGATCTCGAAGCCGCCGCACAAAAAATCGCGTGGGGAAAGTTCGTAAACGCCGGCCAGACCTGTGTTGCGCCCGATTACTTGATGATTCAATCTGAAATCTATCCCATGTTTATTGAAAAGCTAAAAAAACATATCGAGATTCTGTATCGCTCGCCAGAAAAGGATCTTGCGCGTGTGATTTCAAGTCATCACTTGCAAAGACTGAGTCAAATGTTTAACGAAGCTCTCGAAAAAGGCGGTAAACTCGTCACCGGCGGTCAGTTTGATTATCAAAAAAATATGCTGTCGCCGACCGTCGTTGAAACATCGCTGCCTTCGATTCAAATCATGAACGAAGAGATCTTTGGCCCGCTTTTGCCGGTTTTAAAATTTACCACGTTGAACGAAGTGATTCAGTTTGTGAATGATCGGCCGAAGCCTTTGGCATTTTATATGTTTTCGAAGTCGTCTGAAAATATTGATCTCGTTTTAAAATCCACGACGGCCGGTGGTGTCTGCATTAACGACGTGCTTTTGCATTTCGCCAATCATCACCTGCCTTTTGGCGGTATCGGCGACAGTGGGCTTGGCAATTATCATGGCGAGTTTGGCTTTAAGACGTTCTCGCACACCAAGGCCGTCTTAAAGCAGTCTTGGCTGGGTAAGGTCACAGCGGTGGTTTATCCGCCGTATATGCCATGGAAAGTAAAAATCGCGAAGTTTCTTATTCGCTGGGGAATTTAG
- a CDS encoding SlyX family protein: MSEERLIDLEMKITHQENQIEQLNKALFEQQKQLDQLDSLLKALGKRLQNTGAGEIGPAGEKPPHY; the protein is encoded by the coding sequence GTGTCAGAAGAACGTCTGATTGATTTAGAAATGAAGATCACTCATCAAGAGAACCAGATTGAGCAACTCAATAAGGCTCTCTTTGAGCAGCAAAAGCAATTGGATCAGTTGGATTCTTTGCTCAAAGCTCTCGGTAAGCGCTTACAAAACACGGGGGCCGGCGAGATTGGTCCTGCCGGTGAAAAGCCGCCACACTACTAA
- a CDS encoding cation:proton antiporter has product MTSHLPQIIQDLALILVVAAVVSLIFKKLKQPVVLGYLVAGMLVGPHQSWFPSVGDVSGINVWAEIGVIFLLFAIGLEFSFRKLMSVGASAGITAAFQVSVMVLLGFLAGEALGWDWMNSLFLGAVISISSTTILVKTFDELGLKGRRFVSLVVGILIFEDLAAVILMVLLSTLAISREFQGVQLLEQVSRLIFFLCLWFMVGVFVLPNLVKRIRLLLNPEAVLIISLGLCFLMVVLANKAGFSPALGAFVMGSLLAETSEGERIEHVVTSVKDLFSAIFFVSVGMLIDPRVLVDQWAIVLLLTVVLILGKVFSVTFGALISGQNLKTALQSGLSLAQIGEFSYIIAGLGVTLKVTNEVLYPLAVALSVVSTFTTPYMVRGADGIYSWVERLLPMHVRKALDTYSLLPSNGGTLKTRREYLKNFSIKMLLNTVIIIAIFLAMSQGVLPWMRDRAGNTLTTVLICIGVTLLLSAPFFWALVFSRVEGYSFSVIWKNRAARSSILFLSLFRIVWGLILLSALITQFIPEVFAMVVILLALSVFVLLMYNRLERLYGAIEGRFLSNLHRKGQEEKEAQKQKVKTYEMPPLAPWDAHLVEFIVPQEANYVGLHLEELSIREKYGVTIALIRRGNRRITAPGRNEMLMPHDHIFVIGTDEQLLKFKKFLDSERASEDVTAVSRDYTLEQYVVSDRSEFIGKTIRNSGLREATKGIVVGVERAGKRILNPDSALTLQPGDLLWIVGDRKLIRGLI; this is encoded by the coding sequence ATGACTTCTCATCTTCCTCAGATTATTCAAGACCTTGCGCTTATTCTGGTCGTCGCGGCCGTTGTGAGTCTCATCTTCAAAAAACTCAAACAACCAGTGGTACTGGGATATCTCGTTGCCGGGATGTTGGTGGGGCCTCATCAGTCTTGGTTTCCATCTGTCGGTGACGTGAGCGGGATTAATGTTTGGGCCGAGATTGGCGTTATCTTCTTGTTGTTTGCTATCGGGCTTGAATTCAGTTTTAGAAAACTCATGAGCGTTGGCGCTTCGGCGGGGATCACTGCGGCCTTTCAAGTCTCGGTGATGGTACTCCTCGGCTTTTTGGCCGGAGAAGCCCTTGGCTGGGATTGGATGAACAGTCTTTTCCTCGGTGCTGTGATTTCGATTTCTTCGACGACGATCCTGGTGAAAACATTTGATGAGCTCGGCCTGAAAGGGCGCAGATTTGTGAGCCTTGTTGTCGGCATTCTGATTTTCGAAGATCTCGCAGCCGTTATCCTGATGGTGCTTTTGTCTACGTTGGCGATTAGCCGTGAGTTTCAAGGCGTGCAATTGCTTGAGCAAGTGTCGCGTTTGATTTTCTTCCTCTGCCTGTGGTTCATGGTCGGCGTGTTTGTTTTGCCGAATCTGGTAAAACGCATTCGTCTTTTGCTAAATCCTGAAGCGGTTTTGATTATTTCCCTGGGCCTGTGCTTTTTGATGGTGGTGCTGGCAAACAAGGCCGGCTTTTCTCCGGCGCTGGGTGCTTTCGTAATGGGTTCACTGCTGGCGGAAACTAGCGAGGGCGAGCGCATTGAGCATGTTGTAACTTCGGTTAAAGATCTTTTCTCTGCGATTTTCTTTGTCTCGGTCGGGATGCTGATCGATCCACGTGTTCTAGTGGATCAGTGGGCGATTGTGCTTTTACTGACAGTTGTTTTGATTCTCGGTAAAGTCTTTAGCGTGACCTTCGGGGCATTGATCTCAGGTCAAAACTTAAAGACGGCTTTGCAATCAGGCTTAAGCCTCGCGCAGATCGGCGAGTTCTCGTACATCATTGCCGGTCTGGGTGTGACTCTGAAAGTGACCAATGAGGTTCTCTATCCGCTGGCGGTGGCGTTATCGGTGGTTTCGACGTTTACGACTCCTTACATGGTTCGCGGTGCGGATGGAATTTACTCGTGGGTTGAAAGGCTTTTGCCGATGCATGTGCGTAAAGCTTTAGATACCTACAGCCTGCTGCCTTCAAACGGCGGGACCCTGAAAACTCGCCGGGAGTATTTGAAGAATTTCAGCATCAAGATGCTTTTAAATACCGTCATTATTATTGCGATCTTCCTGGCGATGTCCCAAGGGGTTCTGCCGTGGATGCGTGATCGCGCTGGCAATACTTTGACGACGGTGTTGATTTGCATCGGTGTGACTCTGCTTTTGTCGGCTCCGTTTTTCTGGGCCCTCGTTTTCAGCCGCGTGGAAGGATATTCGTTCTCGGTGATTTGGAAGAACCGTGCGGCGCGCTCGTCGATCCTGTTTCTTTCGCTCTTCCGGATTGTGTGGGGCTTGATTTTGTTGTCAGCGTTGATCACGCAGTTCATTCCGGAAGTGTTTGCGATGGTGGTGATTCTGCTGGCGCTCTCGGTGTTTGTTTTGTTGATGTACAATCGTCTTGAAAGACTCTACGGCGCGATCGAAGGTCGCTTCCTCAGTAATCTTCACCGCAAAGGCCAAGAAGAGAAAGAGGCTCAAAAGCAAAAAGTGAAAACCTACGAGATGCCACCACTGGCACCTTGGGATGCCCACTTGGTGGAGTTTATTGTTCCGCAAGAGGCGAACTACGTGGGGCTGCACCTTGAAGAACTTTCCATCCGCGAGAAGTACGGAGTGACAATTGCCTTGATCCGCCGCGGGAATCGTCGTATCACCGCGCCAGGCAGGAACGAGATGCTGATGCCGCACGATCATATTTTCGTGATCGGAACGGATGAACAGCTCTTAAAATTTAAAAAGTTCTTGGATTCAGAACGAGCTTCCGAAGATGTCACAGCGGTCAGCCGCGATTACACTTTGGAACAATACGTGGTTTCAGATCGCTCCGAGTTCATTGGTAAAACCATCCGTAACTCCGGCCTGCGGGAAGCCACCAAGGGCATCGTGGTCGGAGTTGAGCGCGCAGGCAAACGCATTCTCAATCCAGATTCGGCGCTGACTCTGCAACCCGGAGATCTGCTATGGATCGTAGGGGATCGTAAGCTGATCCGAGGACTTATTTAG
- a CDS encoding S8 family serine peptidase, translating to MEIGGIMKLQVRAFGLAAFVSLVLSSGAFAGNRYLVVMKSAQSYNTANVALSHKVDGFVGFGFGSNFAKYSNVKANVVNSLDRINTLVVDADDAEIAKLQNNSDVAMIEKEVFHPAPKPMKGFVSFSKKGKQSFNTSFDSKMGMPWGIAAVKAHEAWAASGNKGAGARVLVLDTGIDAEHPSLKANFEKGQDFTGESDGSDFSDKVGHGTHCSGTIAGVADASGFSGVAPEAKLLMGRVCSEAGCSNISIAQGINWGIQENVDVISMSLGGMWSTPAERSAVAAADAAGVTIVAASGNSGTPQVSYPAALPTVIAVGAINVKLEKADFSQWGPELAIVAPGVDVISSVPQGTGRESEVFVTMNGQRTKVISTTFQGAKELSQAADIELMDAGLGKPEDFAGKDFTGKYALISRGEIAFADKAKNALAAHAAGAIIYNNAPGLIHGALTQDGSTLDIAVALVEQATGEALKAELTAGHQATASITTLRTDYASFDGTSMATPHVAGVAALVKAANKALKPSEVKDIFKTTAVQLAGANNQNQLGSGLVNAEAAVNKALGK from the coding sequence ATGGAAATTGGGGGGATCATGAAATTACAAGTACGTGCATTTGGTTTAGCGGCGTTCGTTTCTCTCGTTCTTTCGAGCGGAGCATTCGCAGGCAATCGTTACCTCGTCGTGATGAAGTCGGCGCAGTCTTACAACACAGCTAACGTAGCTCTTTCACACAAAGTAGATGGATTCGTAGGATTCGGATTCGGTTCTAACTTTGCAAAATACAGCAACGTTAAAGCGAACGTGGTTAACAGCCTCGACCGTATCAACACTTTGGTAGTTGATGCTGATGACGCTGAAATCGCAAAACTTCAAAACAACTCTGATGTTGCGATGATTGAAAAAGAAGTTTTCCATCCAGCTCCAAAACCAATGAAAGGTTTCGTTTCTTTCTCTAAGAAAGGTAAACAATCTTTCAACACGTCTTTTGATTCTAAAATGGGTATGCCTTGGGGTATCGCTGCAGTAAAAGCTCACGAAGCTTGGGCTGCTTCTGGTAATAAAGGTGCCGGCGCACGCGTACTAGTACTCGATACTGGTATCGATGCTGAACATCCTTCTTTGAAAGCGAACTTCGAAAAAGGCCAAGACTTCACTGGTGAATCAGATGGTTCTGATTTCTCTGATAAAGTGGGTCACGGAACTCACTGCTCTGGCACTATCGCTGGCGTAGCTGATGCTTCTGGTTTTTCTGGTGTTGCTCCTGAAGCAAAATTGTTGATGGGTCGTGTATGCTCTGAAGCAGGTTGCAGCAACATCTCTATCGCTCAAGGTATCAACTGGGGTATCCAAGAAAACGTAGATGTGATCTCTATGTCTTTGGGTGGTATGTGGTCAACTCCTGCAGAACGTTCTGCGGTTGCAGCGGCTGATGCAGCAGGTGTGACGATCGTTGCAGCTTCTGGTAACAGCGGCACTCCACAAGTAAGCTATCCAGCGGCTTTGCCAACAGTTATTGCCGTTGGCGCGATCAACGTAAAATTGGAAAAAGCAGACTTCTCTCAATGGGGTCCTGAGTTGGCAATCGTTGCTCCGGGCGTAGATGTTATCTCTTCTGTCCCACAAGGCACAGGCCGTGAGTCTGAAGTATTTGTAACTATGAACGGTCAACGTACAAAAGTTATCAGCACGACTTTCCAAGGCGCTAAAGAGTTGTCTCAAGCTGCTGACATCGAGTTGATGGATGCAGGTCTTGGTAAGCCAGAAGATTTCGCTGGTAAAGACTTCACTGGTAAATACGCTTTGATCTCTCGTGGTGAAATCGCTTTCGCTGACAAAGCTAAGAATGCATTGGCTGCTCACGCTGCCGGCGCGATCATCTACAACAACGCTCCTGGTTTGATCCACGGTGCTTTGACTCAAGATGGCTCTACTTTGGACATCGCGGTTGCATTGGTTGAACAAGCAACTGGTGAAGCTTTGAAAGCTGAGTTGACGGCGGGTCACCAAGCAACAGCTTCTATCACTACTTTGAGAACTGACTACGCAAGCTTCGATGGTACGTCTATGGCGACTCCACACGTAGCGGGTGTTGCGGCTCTTGTAAAAGCAGCTAACAAAGCTTTGAAGCCGTCTGAAGTAAAAGACATCTTCAAAACAACGGCTGTTCAATTGGCTGGTGCTAACAACCAGAACCAATTGGGTTCAGGTTTGGTTAACGCTGAAGCAGCTGTTAACAAAGCTCTTGGTAAGTAA